The Ranitomeya imitator isolate aRanImi1 chromosome 6, aRanImi1.pri, whole genome shotgun sequence genome window below encodes:
- the LOC138642824 gene encoding transcription factor Sox-17-alpha-like, which produces MSSPDGGYASDDQGKCSVPVMMPTLGQCQWAPDTLSTSMGDNGKAEASGSRSKAEARIRRPMNAFMVWAKDERKRLAQQNPDLHNAELSKMLGKSWKSLALVEKQPFVEEAERLRVQHMQDHPNYKYRPRRRKQVKRMKRADNSFMQMSEQADPNMLAPDGRMCVDNFSLGYPEQSYHPSQLPQSGHHYRESQVIGAHYEGYSLPTPETSPLDIPESEHSFFTPAQEDCPMMPYPYNTPYASHQQNPASAMLGRHVPQPEQMRQGSPVQNMMGCQSPPQLYYSQMYMPSAGRPHSVQVGQPSPPPESPQMPRGEPVLQNEMLSEVDRTEFEQYLGYMAKPEVGMHYHGHEQAAENGLISSVLSDASTAVYYCNYSSV; this is translated from the exons ATGAGCAGCCCTGATGGTGGATACGCCAGCGACGACCAGGGAAAGTGCTCAGTGCCAGTCATGATGCCAACCCTGGGCCAGTGCCAGTGGGCACCTGACACCCTGTCTACTTCCATGGGAGACAACGGCAAAGCCGAAGCCTCCGGATCCAGGAGTAAAGCCGAAGCCCGGATCCGCCGTCCTATGAATGCTTTTATGGTGTGGGCGAAGGATGAGCGCAAGCGGCTGGCGCAACAGAACCCCGACCTGCACAACGCGGAGCTCAGCAAGATGCTAG GGAAGTCCTGGAAATCTCTTGCCCTGGTAGAGAAGCAGCCATTTGTGGAGGAAGCGGAGAGGTTGAGAGTCCAACACATGCAGGATCATCCCAATTATAAGTACAGACCCAGGAGGAGGAAGCAAGTGAAGAGGATGAAGAGGGCAGACAACAGCTTCATGCAGATGTCCGAGCAGGCTGACCCCAACATGCTGGCCCCTGATGGAAGGATGTGTGTGGACAACTTCAGCCTTGGGTACCCAGAACAGTCCTATCACCCAAGCCAGCTACCCCAGAGTGGTCACCACTACAGAGAGTCTCAAGTCATTGGTGCCCACTATGAGGGCTACAGCTTGCCCACCCCAGAAACCTCACCTCTGGATATCCCTGAGTCTGAGCATAGCTTCTTCACTCCTGCCCAAGAAGATTGCCCCATGATGCCATACCCTTACAACACTCCATACGCCTCCCACCAGCAGAATCCTGCCTCTGCTATGCTTGGTAGGCATGTTCCACAGCCTGAACAGATGCGGCAAGGGAGCCCTGTGCAGAATATGATGGGGTGCCAGAGCCCACCACAGCTGTACTACAGCCAGATGTACATGCCCAGTGCTGGTAGACCTCATTCTGTGCAAGTTGGTCAACCCTCCCCTCCACCAGAGTCTCCACAGATGCCTAGAGGAGAGCCAGTGCTGCAGAATGAAATGTTGAGCGAGGTGGACAGGACTGAATTTGAGCAGTATCTTGGTTATATGGCTAAGCCAGAAGTCGGAATGCACTACCATGGACATGAGCAGGCTGCAGAAAATGGGCTGATCTCCTCGGTGCTGTCCGATGCCAGCACTGCTGTCTACTACTGCAATTACTCCAGTGTATGA